A single window of Achromobacter xylosoxidans DNA harbors:
- a CDS encoding ABC transporter permease — MKQAYRYAISAASVALALIAWQLSARFGWTDPLLLPPPSEVLRTAVDVAMHGYQQTSLWEHTATSVARAGVAFAAAIVIGVPLGLLMGMSPALSAVLDPFVQFLRPLPKIALIPLTVVWFGIGEGSKFFLIFIASFLSILVGAAAAVGGVSAARLRAAQVLGASRAQVFRHVVLPHTLPELFTSVRLSLGIGWTALIAAELVAANTGLGWMVLNAGNYLRTDVVILGIVLLGLIGYLLDVLLLAAQKRFAPWTGKDA, encoded by the coding sequence ATGAAACAGGCATATCGTTACGCGATCAGCGCGGCCTCGGTGGCCCTCGCGCTGATCGCATGGCAGTTGTCGGCCCGATTCGGGTGGACGGACCCGCTGCTGCTGCCTCCCCCGTCCGAGGTCCTGCGCACCGCCGTGGACGTCGCCATGCACGGCTATCAGCAGACCTCCTTGTGGGAACACACGGCCACCAGCGTGGCCCGCGCGGGCGTCGCATTCGCGGCCGCCATCGTGATCGGCGTGCCGCTGGGCCTGCTGATGGGCATGTCGCCGGCCCTCTCGGCGGTGCTTGATCCTTTCGTGCAGTTCCTGCGGCCGCTGCCCAAGATCGCGCTGATTCCGCTTACGGTGGTCTGGTTCGGGATCGGCGAAGGTTCCAAGTTCTTCCTGATCTTCATCGCCAGCTTCCTCAGCATCCTGGTTGGCGCCGCCGCCGCGGTCGGCGGCGTCAGCGCCGCGCGCCTGCGCGCGGCCCAGGTGCTGGGCGCGAGCCGCGCGCAGGTGTTCCGCCACGTCGTGCTGCCGCATACCCTGCCGGAACTGTTCACCAGCGTGCGGCTGTCGCTGGGCATCGGCTGGACCGCGCTGATTGCGGCGGAACTGGTCGCCGCCAATACCGGCCTGGGCTGGATGGTCCTGAATGCCGGCAACTACCTGCGCACCGACGTCGTCATCCTGGGAATCGTGCTGCTGGGCCTGATCGGCTATCTGCTGGACGTCCTGCTGCTGGCGGCGCAGAAGCGCTTCGCCCCCTGGACGGGAAAAGACGCATGA
- a CDS encoding ABC transporter ATP-binding protein, with protein sequence MSIPQNVIELRGAGKDFGLSGRRGEARTRALEDVSLAIPQGQFVCLLGPSGCGKSTILNLVAGFEPPTRGAVLAHGREVRGPSPGRGVVFQKPALFPWLSVLDNITFGPRMAGASPQDYLPEAREYLRRVGLKGFERHAPWQLSGGMQQRAALARAWILNPGILLMDEPFGALDAQTRMMMQELLGDIWAATRPTVLFVTHDVDEALFLADRILVMSARPGRIVEDLAVPAGRPRDIEALALDRQVGEMRRHILHRVREEAHQTIETPF encoded by the coding sequence ATGAGCATCCCGCAGAACGTGATCGAGTTGCGCGGCGCGGGCAAGGACTTCGGACTGTCCGGCAGGCGCGGCGAGGCGCGCACACGAGCCCTGGAAGACGTATCGCTGGCGATTCCGCAAGGCCAGTTCGTCTGCCTGCTGGGGCCTTCGGGTTGCGGCAAGTCGACCATCCTGAACCTGGTCGCCGGCTTCGAGCCGCCCACCCGCGGGGCGGTGCTGGCGCATGGACGCGAAGTGCGCGGCCCCAGCCCCGGGCGAGGCGTGGTGTTCCAGAAGCCGGCCCTGTTCCCCTGGCTGTCGGTGTTGGACAACATTACCTTCGGCCCACGCATGGCGGGCGCGAGTCCGCAAGACTACCTGCCAGAGGCGCGCGAGTACCTGCGCCGGGTGGGCTTGAAGGGATTCGAGCGTCATGCGCCCTGGCAGTTGTCCGGGGGCATGCAGCAGCGGGCGGCGCTGGCGCGGGCCTGGATCCTGAATCCGGGCATCCTGCTGATGGACGAACCCTTCGGCGCGCTCGATGCGCAGACCCGCATGATGATGCAGGAACTGCTGGGCGACATCTGGGCCGCGACCCGCCCCACCGTGCTGTTCGTGACGCACGACGTCGACGAAGCCTTGTTCCTGGCCGACCGGATCCTGGTCATGTCGGCCCGGCCCGGGCGCATCGTCGAGGACCTGGCGGTGCCCGCCGGACGCCCGCGCGACATCGAGGCGCTGGCGCTCGACCGGCAGGTCGGCGAGATGCGCCGGCACATCCTGCACCGGGTCCGCGAAGAAGCGCACCAGACGATCGAAACGCCGTTCTGA
- a CDS encoding threo-3-hydroxy-L-aspartate ammonia-lyase, with translation MSPPLLPDFEDVVAAADRLAGHALRTPVLRSAAMDAWVGAELHFKCENLQRTGAFKFRGAFNALARLDAGQRRRGAVAFSGGNHAQGIALAGRMLDIPVTVVMPRDAAASKMEATRACGARIVLYDRRADDREAIARRLSESDGLTLVPPYDHADVIAGQGTATLELLQETGPLDALLLPQGGGGLLAGAILAAGRLAPQCQVYGSEPEAGDHGRQSLRRGAVVHIAPPETIADGARAQHLGALTFALIRDGAAGIVAVPDRALIEAMRMFAQAMKLVVEPTACLGLAAARHGGLPLRGKRVGVVVTGGNVDLPRYLALLGAADSDGVDADLLATRSS, from the coding sequence ATGAGTCCCCCCTTGCTGCCCGATTTCGAGGACGTGGTCGCTGCCGCCGACCGCCTGGCCGGCCACGCCCTGCGCACGCCGGTGCTGCGCTCGGCGGCGATGGATGCATGGGTCGGTGCCGAATTGCACTTCAAGTGCGAGAACCTGCAGCGTACCGGCGCCTTCAAGTTCCGCGGCGCGTTCAATGCGCTGGCGCGCTTGGACGCCGGCCAGCGCCGCCGCGGCGCCGTCGCGTTTTCGGGCGGCAACCACGCCCAGGGCATTGCGCTGGCGGGGCGGATGCTCGACATCCCGGTCACCGTGGTGATGCCGCGCGATGCGGCTGCCTCCAAAATGGAGGCAACCCGGGCCTGCGGCGCCCGCATCGTCCTGTACGACCGCCGCGCCGACGATCGGGAAGCCATTGCGCGGCGGCTGTCGGAAAGCGACGGGCTGACCCTGGTTCCTCCTTATGACCACGCGGACGTCATTGCCGGACAAGGCACGGCCACGCTCGAATTGCTCCAGGAGACGGGTCCGCTGGACGCGCTGTTGTTGCCGCAGGGCGGTGGCGGCCTGCTGGCGGGCGCGATCCTCGCCGCTGGGCGGCTCGCGCCCCAGTGCCAGGTCTACGGCAGCGAGCCGGAGGCCGGCGATCACGGCCGCCAGTCGCTGCGGCGCGGCGCCGTGGTCCACATCGCGCCGCCGGAAACCATTGCCGACGGCGCCCGCGCCCAGCACCTGGGCGCGCTCACCTTTGCGTTGATCCGCGACGGCGCGGCCGGCATCGTGGCCGTGCCGGACCGCGCGCTGATCGAGGCCATGCGCATGTTCGCGCAGGCCATGAAGCTGGTGGTCGAGCCCACCGCTTGCCTGGGCCTTGCGGCCGCGCGCCATGGCGGCCTGCCGCTGCGAGGCAAGCGGGTCGGCGTGGTGGTAACCGGCGGCAATGTGGACCTGCCGCGCTACCTGGCGCTGCTGGGCGCGGCGGACTCGGATGGCGTGGACGCGGACCTACTGGCAACCAGATCCAGTTGA
- a CDS encoding DUF6985 domain-containing protein has translation MHTDQIPPDYVPLSVPGLPTLYGPNSAWRVWLAALPLPATSRLRGASALAASKGHARHDRLAQDGEVIAFFENDDGAGEQPAPMMIAAARWLLDHDAAFHRAVVDAMLADLPRLRAEQDGIVLDDDAFRLPPHWDEQTLLTLIRLNSITFHPVDGGPYIGLDLRCAWDDEHGYGLMMAGTDVIETGGADVGSLSWIAARHATSLGTGQ, from the coding sequence ATGCATACCGACCAGATTCCACCGGACTACGTGCCGCTATCGGTGCCCGGCCTGCCGACGCTCTATGGGCCGAACAGCGCCTGGCGCGTCTGGCTGGCGGCGTTGCCGCTGCCCGCGACGTCGCGATTGCGCGGCGCCAGCGCCCTTGCCGCATCGAAAGGCCACGCCCGCCACGACCGGCTCGCGCAGGACGGTGAAGTCATCGCCTTTTTCGAGAACGATGATGGCGCCGGCGAGCAGCCGGCGCCGATGATGATCGCGGCGGCCCGATGGTTGCTGGACCATGACGCCGCATTCCACCGCGCGGTGGTGGATGCCATGCTGGCGGACCTGCCGCGCCTGCGCGCCGAGCAGGATGGCATCGTGCTGGACGATGATGCCTTCCGCCTGCCGCCGCACTGGGACGAGCAGACCTTGCTCACCTTGATCCGCCTGAACAGCATCACGTTCCACCCCGTCGACGGCGGGCCCTACATCGGCCTGGACTTGCGCTGCGCCTGGGATGATGAGCACGGCTACGGATTGATGATGGCCGGCACCGACGTCATCGAGACCGGCGGCGCCGACGTCGGGTCATTGTCATGGATCGCGGCGCGGCACGCGACGTCCCTGGGCACGGGCCAATAG
- a CDS encoding ABC transporter substrate-binding protein, translated as MKSLTTKLLFGLAAATLAATASADTTAAPAEVRFAWAGAPRVWVLGKADKSFDQALGVPVKWVQFNTGADVLALFASKQIDIARFGSNPAVSGYAQGLPIELISVPEIITTAEQLVVRADIKDVKGIEGRTIAYPPNSTAQYALEALLDRGHADRAKVKLVPLKPAEIVAAWKRGDIDGAYAWDPAKAQLVADGAHVVFSTGDLRKDGVLIYNNFVVSKDFAAKYPQLVAAFLKNYQKKVEEYRQDPERAAATIAATLDQPVDSVRTALRGMEYPTIAELLSAEYLGASADGAPSGIARAQAETAAFLVKAGQLQSTRVPASFVPFNNASFLRQAGN; from the coding sequence ATGAAATCCCTGACGACCAAACTCCTGTTCGGCCTGGCGGCCGCGACCCTCGCGGCAACCGCCAGCGCCGACACCACGGCCGCGCCGGCGGAAGTGCGCTTCGCCTGGGCCGGCGCGCCGCGCGTATGGGTATTGGGCAAGGCGGACAAATCGTTCGACCAGGCGCTCGGCGTGCCCGTGAAATGGGTGCAGTTCAATACCGGCGCGGACGTGCTCGCGCTGTTCGCCAGCAAGCAGATCGACATTGCCCGCTTCGGCTCCAATCCGGCGGTGTCCGGGTACGCGCAGGGCCTGCCGATCGAACTCATCTCGGTGCCCGAAATCATCACCACGGCCGAACAACTGGTGGTGCGGGCGGACATCAAAGACGTCAAGGGCATCGAAGGCAGGACCATCGCCTACCCGCCCAATTCGACCGCCCAGTACGCGCTGGAAGCCCTGCTCGACCGCGGCCACGCCGACCGCGCCAAGGTCAAGCTCGTGCCGCTCAAGCCGGCGGAGATCGTGGCGGCCTGGAAGCGCGGCGACATCGACGGCGCCTACGCCTGGGATCCGGCCAAGGCCCAGTTGGTCGCGGACGGCGCCCACGTGGTGTTTTCCACCGGCGACCTGCGCAAGGACGGCGTGCTCATCTACAACAATTTCGTCGTCAGCAAGGATTTCGCCGCCAAGTACCCGCAACTGGTCGCCGCGTTCCTGAAGAACTACCAGAAAAAGGTCGAGGAATACCGGCAGGACCCCGAGCGGGCCGCCGCCACCATCGCCGCCACGCTCGACCAGCCCGTGGACTCGGTGCGCACCGCGCTGCGCGGGATGGAGTATCCGACCATCGCGGAACTGCTCTCCGCCGAATACCTGGGCGCGAGCGCCGACGGCGCGCCCTCCGGCATTGCCCGCGCCCAGGCCGAGACCGCCGCGTTCCTGGTCAAGGCCGGGCAGCTGCAGTCGACCCGCGTGCCGGCCAGTTTCGTGCCGTTCAACAATGCGTCATTCCTGCGGCAGGCGGGGAACTGA
- a CDS encoding tetratricopeptide repeat protein encodes MLALCCGPLAAGAQDGLGLMYANAQGGEKDDAQAVAWLRRAADQGEAGAQFNLAVMYANGRGVPQDYALAAQWCEKAAVQGNTEAQTMLGRMYAQGQGVARQEDLAVQWWRRAADQGHAEARYQLGDHFFDAPAPRRDDAQARRWFALAAAQGHAEAQNNLGVMYADGLGGPRDVGKAVEWFRKAAEQGLPKAQNNLGAMYFTGSGVPADDKLAVQWWRRAADQGNAAAQDRLGGAYLSGRGVPQDDLHASQWLRKAAEQDHAPAQDTLGTLYEQGRGVPKDESQAVRWYRRAAEQGLDTAQYNLARQYDFGRGVPRDLASARAWYGKAADQGYPRAQFNLAVMYANGDGVAQDDAQAVRLMRKAATQGHRQATFGLGVMYAEGRGVPRNLEAAFALISAIASPDEEMTQYRDMLLTHMPPGQRERAERLADELRATGVSEATMRRLAPESDGQPAS; translated from the coding sequence TTGCTGGCCTTGTGCTGCGGGCCGCTGGCGGCCGGCGCGCAAGACGGCCTGGGCCTGATGTACGCGAATGCGCAAGGCGGCGAGAAGGACGATGCGCAAGCGGTGGCATGGTTGCGCCGCGCCGCCGACCAGGGGGAAGCCGGCGCGCAGTTCAATCTGGCGGTGATGTATGCGAACGGTCGCGGCGTGCCGCAAGACTACGCGCTTGCCGCGCAATGGTGCGAGAAAGCCGCCGTCCAGGGCAACACCGAAGCGCAGACCATGCTCGGCCGGATGTACGCCCAGGGCCAGGGGGTGGCGCGCCAGGAAGACCTGGCCGTGCAATGGTGGCGCCGCGCCGCCGACCAGGGCCACGCCGAGGCCCGGTATCAGTTGGGCGACCACTTCTTCGACGCCCCTGCCCCGCGGCGGGACGATGCCCAGGCCAGGCGCTGGTTCGCCCTGGCGGCGGCCCAGGGCCACGCCGAGGCCCAGAACAACCTCGGCGTCATGTACGCGGACGGACTGGGCGGGCCGCGCGACGTCGGCAAGGCGGTCGAGTGGTTCCGCAAGGCCGCCGAACAGGGGCTGCCCAAAGCGCAGAACAATCTCGGCGCCATGTACTTCACCGGCAGTGGCGTGCCCGCCGACGATAAGCTCGCCGTGCAGTGGTGGCGCCGCGCCGCCGACCAGGGGAATGCCGCCGCGCAGGACCGCCTGGGCGGCGCTTATCTGTCCGGCCGGGGCGTGCCCCAGGACGATTTGCACGCCTCGCAATGGTTGCGCAAAGCCGCCGAGCAGGACCATGCACCGGCCCAGGACACGCTGGGCACGCTGTATGAGCAGGGACGAGGCGTGCCGAAGGACGAATCGCAGGCTGTGCGGTGGTACCGTCGGGCCGCCGAGCAAGGGCTGGATACGGCACAGTACAACCTGGCGCGGCAATACGACTTCGGACGCGGCGTGCCGCGCGACCTCGCGTCGGCCCGGGCGTGGTACGGGAAAGCAGCCGACCAGGGCTATCCGCGAGCGCAGTTCAACCTTGCCGTGATGTATGCCAACGGCGATGGCGTCGCGCAGGATGATGCGCAGGCCGTGCGTCTGATGCGCAAGGCGGCCACGCAAGGCCACCGCCAGGCGACGTTCGGCCTGGGAGTGATGTACGCCGAAGGACGCGGCGTGCCGCGCAACCTGGAAGCCGCCTTCGCATTGATCAGCGCCATTGCCTCGCCGGACGAGGAGATGACGCAGTATCGCGACATGCTCCTGACCCACATGCCGCCCGGCCAGCGCGAACGGGCCGAGCGGCTCGCCGACGAGCTGCGCGCAACCGGCGTCAGCGAAGCCACGATGCGACGCCTGGCTCCCGAAAGCGACGGCCAGCCCGCGTCATGA
- a CDS encoding sensor domain-containing diguanylate cyclase, translating to MRINLRGLVLALTVFSAIAATANALYASYRLQREQLIANTLESNRVYAAKLAESAGGFLKAAQRQLGYSARHIAAHMDSPGLLAAEVLRVQEQSENFNSVGVVGADGLILATTQNFRSFLGTRVDSPGSRAALQARHPAISKPYVSIAGNLLINLSYPIFSTDGRYLGYVAGTLHLRKESALEDLLGRHHYTDGSYLYVVDGDGRLIYHTDPARVGEVVTGNPVIEAVIEGQAGARRVTNSRGVDMLAGYAPVPASGWGVVAQRPTAVTLEPIRDLLWALLGYAAPLAVVFLLAIWWCARQISLPLSQLATNVEHHDVAVAMQRVKSVRAWYFEAERLKRAVIWSFTSLQEKIGKLNLASITDPLTGLRNRRGTQDAVDHLQAAGTPFAVVALDIDHFKRVNDTYGHTVGDKVIQDVAQLMRDCSRPSDILCRNGGEEFLILLPGVAPTEAVIVAERLRQRTAEREIDLVGGITVSAGVAQWPTSGPEVLQAFHAADAALYAAKQQGRNRVVLHGTP from the coding sequence ATGCGAATCAATCTCCGCGGGCTGGTGCTCGCGCTCACGGTGTTCAGCGCCATCGCCGCCACCGCCAACGCCCTGTATGCGAGTTACCGCCTGCAGCGCGAACAACTCATCGCCAATACCCTGGAATCGAACCGGGTCTACGCCGCCAAGCTGGCGGAAAGCGCCGGCGGCTTTCTCAAGGCGGCGCAGCGCCAGCTGGGCTACAGCGCGCGCCATATCGCCGCGCACATGGACTCGCCCGGGCTGCTGGCGGCCGAAGTGCTGCGGGTGCAGGAACAGAGCGAGAACTTCAATTCGGTGGGCGTGGTTGGCGCCGACGGGCTGATCCTGGCGACGACGCAGAACTTCCGCAGTTTCCTTGGCACCCGGGTAGACAGCCCCGGCAGCCGCGCCGCGTTGCAGGCGCGCCACCCGGCCATCAGCAAGCCCTACGTATCGATCGCCGGCAATCTGCTGATCAACCTGTCGTACCCGATCTTCTCGACGGATGGCCGCTATCTGGGCTATGTCGCCGGCACCCTGCACCTGCGCAAGGAAAGCGCGCTGGAGGACCTGCTGGGGCGCCACCATTACACCGACGGCTCCTATCTCTACGTGGTGGACGGCGACGGCCGCCTGATCTATCACACGGACCCGGCGCGGGTCGGTGAGGTGGTGACGGGCAATCCGGTGATCGAGGCGGTGATCGAGGGCCAGGCCGGCGCCAGGCGGGTGACCAATTCGCGCGGCGTGGACATGCTGGCCGGCTACGCGCCGGTGCCTGCCAGCGGCTGGGGCGTGGTGGCGCAGCGGCCCACCGCGGTGACGCTGGAGCCGATCCGCGACCTGCTGTGGGCGCTGCTGGGATACGCCGCGCCGCTGGCGGTGGTGTTCCTGCTGGCCATCTGGTGGTGCGCCCGGCAGATATCCCTGCCGCTGTCGCAACTGGCCACCAATGTCGAGCATCACGACGTGGCCGTGGCGATGCAGCGCGTGAAATCCGTCAGGGCCTGGTATTTCGAGGCCGAACGCCTCAAGCGCGCGGTGATCTGGAGCTTCACCAGCCTGCAGGAGAAGATCGGCAAGCTGAACCTGGCCAGCATCACCGATCCACTGACCGGCCTGCGCAACCGGCGCGGCACGCAGGACGCGGTGGACCACCTGCAGGCGGCCGGCACGCCCTTTGCCGTGGTGGCGCTGGACATCGATCACTTCAAGCGCGTCAACGACACGTATGGCCACACGGTGGGCGACAAGGTGATCCAGGACGTGGCGCAACTGATGCGCGATTGCTCGCGTCCCAGCGACATCCTCTGTCGCAACGGCGGCGAGGAATTCCTCATTCTGCTGCCGGGCGTGGCGCCGACCGAGGCGGTGATCGTGGCCGAGCGGCTGCGCCAACGCACCGCCGAACGCGAAATCGACCTGGTCGGCGGCATCACGGTGTCAGCCGGGGTGGCCCAATGGCCGACCAGTGGACCGGAGGTGCTGCAGGCTTTCCACGCCGCCGATGCCGCGCTGTATGCCGCCAAACAGCAGGGCCGCAACCGGGTGGTGCTGCACGGCACGCCCTAG
- a CDS encoding DUF899 domain-containing protein, translating to MTSHRIGTRQEWLAARLALLDAEKRLTRASDEVARQRQALPWVRLDKSYRFDTDSGAATLADLFQGRSQLLVYHFMFGPDYKAGCPSCSSIADGFNGIVTHLAHHDVMLWAVSRAPLEKLQAYKHRMGWTFPWASSAGSDFNFDFNASFTPAQQQAGVEYNFRRDDPVMQLATAAQPPAEFVTWAGTTGTDLPTYMREREGMSAFALQDGEIHHTYSTYSRGTDAIWGMYAWLDRAPKGRNEDGLWLRRRDEYGGPGPAGSAGT from the coding sequence ATGACTTCACACAGGATAGGGACGCGCCAGGAATGGCTGGCGGCGCGGCTGGCGCTGCTGGACGCCGAAAAGCGCCTGACGCGCGCCAGCGACGAGGTGGCGCGGCAGCGGCAGGCGCTGCCATGGGTGCGCCTGGACAAGTCGTACCGTTTCGATACGGACAGCGGCGCCGCGACCCTCGCCGACCTGTTCCAGGGGCGGTCGCAGTTGCTCGTGTATCACTTCATGTTCGGACCCGACTACAAGGCCGGTTGCCCCTCGTGTTCGTCGATCGCCGACGGTTTCAACGGCATCGTCACGCACCTGGCCCACCACGACGTCATGCTGTGGGCCGTGTCGCGGGCCCCGCTGGAGAAGCTGCAGGCCTACAAGCACAGGATGGGCTGGACGTTTCCCTGGGCCTCGTCCGCCGGGAGCGACTTCAATTTCGATTTCAACGCCTCGTTCACCCCGGCCCAGCAGCAGGCGGGCGTGGAGTACAACTTCCGCCGCGACGACCCGGTCATGCAACTGGCCACTGCCGCGCAGCCCCCGGCGGAGTTCGTGACCTGGGCGGGCACCACCGGCACCGACCTGCCCACCTATATGCGGGAACGCGAGGGCATGAGCGCGTTCGCGCTGCAGGACGGAGAGATCCACCACACCTATTCCACCTATTCGCGCGGCACCGATGCCATCTGGGGCATGTACGCCTGGCTCGACCGCGCGCCCAAGGGCCGCAACGAGGACGGGTTGTGGCTGCGCCGGCGCGATGAGTATGGCGGCCCCGGGCCGGCCGGGAGCGCTGGCACATGA
- a CDS encoding DoxX family membrane protein yields MHQRIGQVLDGHWLWICARILLGLVFLCSGLAGVFDAQGGQSLAGAGASGSGRLLHIVTIAVQVCGAVLIMLGQRLWLGAAALAALLLATLFVFHPFWQSPQPLAEFPMHWALKDAALIGGLMAAAIADRLRQRLRTALELYAGVPPRQAGR; encoded by the coding sequence ATGCATCAACGCATCGGGCAGGTCTTGGACGGTCACTGGCTTTGGATCTGCGCTCGCATTCTGCTGGGGCTGGTGTTTCTTTGTTCCGGCCTGGCCGGGGTCTTTGACGCCCAGGGCGGCCAGTCGCTCGCGGGCGCTGGCGCGTCCGGATCGGGGCGGCTGCTCCATATCGTCACGATCGCCGTCCAGGTCTGCGGCGCCGTACTGATCATGCTGGGGCAGCGGTTGTGGCTCGGCGCGGCGGCGTTGGCGGCGTTGCTGCTGGCGACCCTTTTCGTGTTCCATCCGTTCTGGCAGTCCCCCCAACCCCTGGCCGAATTCCCCATGCACTGGGCGTTGAAGGACGCAGCCCTGATCGGCGGGTTGATGGCGGCGGCGATTGCGGACCGGCTCAGGCAGCGGCTGCGCACGGCGCTGGAGCTCTATGCCGGCGTGCCGCCGCGGCAAGCCGGGCGGTGA
- a CDS encoding tyrosine-type recombinase/integrase, which yields MLREGSSANTESAYRAAMRYWAAWFALRFGQPLALPVAAPAVVRFVVDHLQVQGTDGLRHGLPDDIDRRLMAQGVKARPGPLSLNTVLHRIAVLSKAHALQDLVNPCRNEQVATLLARARRAYARRGALPVRKPALTKAPLQALLDTCDDSLEGLRDRALLLFAWASGGRRRSEVVRATTANTLRTPQGYLYALAHSKTNQGGAARADNIKPIVGAAALALDAWLAAARITEGPLFRRVRRGGVIGEPLAAAAVRDVVVKRSRLAGLDEPFSAHSLRSGFVTEAGRQNVPLAETMAMTGHASVATVMGYHRAGAATQSRAARLLDAEDGPAPPPRPADA from the coding sequence TTGTTGCGCGAGGGCAGTTCGGCCAATACCGAATCGGCCTACCGGGCCGCCATGCGTTATTGGGCGGCCTGGTTCGCCTTGCGCTTCGGCCAGCCCCTGGCGTTGCCGGTGGCGGCGCCCGCCGTGGTGCGGTTCGTGGTCGATCACCTGCAAGTCCAGGGAACCGACGGATTGCGGCACGGCCTGCCGGACGACATCGACCGGCGCCTGATGGCGCAAGGCGTCAAGGCGCGTCCGGGACCGCTTTCACTGAATACGGTGCTGCACCGCATCGCGGTGCTGTCGAAAGCGCACGCTCTGCAGGATCTGGTCAACCCCTGCCGCAACGAACAGGTGGCCACGCTGTTGGCGCGCGCCCGGCGCGCCTACGCCCGGCGCGGCGCCCTGCCCGTGCGCAAGCCGGCCCTGACCAAGGCGCCGCTGCAGGCGCTGCTGGACACTTGCGACGATTCGCTCGAGGGCTTGCGGGACCGTGCATTGCTGCTGTTTGCCTGGGCCAGCGGCGGCCGGCGCCGTTCCGAAGTGGTGCGCGCCACCACCGCCAATACGCTGCGCACGCCGCAGGGCTACCTGTACGCGCTGGCGCATTCCAAGACCAACCAGGGTGGCGCCGCCCGCGCCGACAACATCAAACCCATCGTTGGCGCCGCCGCGCTCGCGCTGGATGCCTGGCTGGCCGCGGCCCGCATCACCGAGGGGCCGCTGTTTCGCCGGGTGCGGCGCGGAGGCGTGATCGGCGAGCCGCTGGCGGCCGCGGCGGTCCGTGACGTCGTGGTCAAGCGCAGCCGGCTGGCGGGACTGGACGAGCCCTTTTCCGCGCACAGCCTGAGGTCGGGATTCGTCACCGAGGCCGGGCGCCAGAACGTGCCGCTGGCGGAAACCATGGCCATGACGGGCCACGCCAGCGTGGCGACGGTGATGGGCTACCACCGCGCCGGCGCCGCGACGCAATCGCGCGCGGCGCGCCTGCTCGACGCCGAGGACGGGCCCGCCCCGCCGCCCCGGCCCGCCGACGCCTGA